From the genome of Leptolyngbya sp. FACHB-261, one region includes:
- the cobJ gene encoding precorrin-3B C(17)-methyltransferase — translation MTPAGLHLLQQLLPDVTLWQPDTLATVPGCRTYSGALSAHLQTLWPSQQALIFCLATGAVVRLVAPLLQDKTRDPAVVVVDEAGRFVISLCGGHRGGADQLARLVAARLGAQPVLTGASDAAGRVGLDILGEPMGWQRGATSDWSAVSTALARHQPVAVHQESGSQLWRTALPAEHSLVWDGTQTEAQLWITHRLPAFEPSDHAAAWHPRVLWLGVGCERGTPQQVIEQGIEQVLTAHQLAAQAVAGVATLDLKADEMGLQALCVERGWPLRCFSAEALSQVAVPNPSEVVTAAVGTPSVAEAAALLAAAGTLLVPKQVIRQAGLPGAATVAVALAHQEYTGRTGELLLVGTGPGSLEQVTPAARAALVRADAVIGYSLYIELIRPLLRPGQIIEALPITQERARAERAIELAQWGLSVAVVSSGDCGIYGMAGLVLEELRAQGWDGKTPAVEVIPGISALQSAASRLGAPLMQDFCAISLSDLLTPWEAIRRRLEAAAQADFVTALYNPRSRSRLEPLAAAQQIFLQHREPTTPVALVRSAYRDSEQITRTTLKDLSLEAVDMLTLVLIGNRTTRFYGDWLITPRGYLGFEP, via the coding sequence GTGACCCCAGCGGGTCTGCACCTGCTCCAGCAACTGCTACCGGATGTCACGCTTTGGCAGCCTGATACCCTGGCCACAGTTCCAGGTTGTCGCACCTATAGCGGCGCTTTAAGTGCTCATTTGCAAACGCTCTGGCCGAGTCAACAAGCCCTGATCTTCTGCTTGGCAACGGGAGCTGTGGTCCGATTAGTTGCACCCCTGTTGCAAGATAAAACCCGTGATCCAGCAGTCGTTGTGGTGGATGAGGCAGGGCGATTTGTGATCAGCCTCTGTGGAGGCCACCGGGGTGGGGCCGATCAACTGGCGCGGTTGGTCGCAGCGCGGTTGGGAGCGCAGCCAGTTTTGACTGGCGCTTCCGATGCTGCTGGACGGGTGGGTCTAGACATTCTGGGCGAACCGATGGGTTGGCAACGAGGCGCGACCTCGGATTGGTCGGCAGTTAGCACGGCACTGGCCCGGCACCAACCCGTAGCAGTGCATCAGGAGTCAGGCTCTCAACTTTGGCGTACCGCTTTGCCAGCCGAGCACTCGCTGGTCTGGGATGGGACCCAAACGGAGGCTCAACTTTGGATTACCCACCGGTTGCCTGCGTTCGAACCATCAGACCATGCGGCGGCGTGGCATCCCCGCGTGCTTTGGCTAGGAGTTGGTTGTGAGCGCGGCACCCCACAACAGGTGATCGAGCAAGGCATCGAGCAAGTCTTGACCGCGCATCAGCTAGCCGCGCAGGCTGTAGCGGGAGTGGCAACACTGGACCTTAAAGCCGATGAGATGGGACTGCAAGCCCTTTGTGTCGAGCGGGGCTGGCCCCTACGCTGCTTTAGTGCCGAAGCACTGAGCCAGGTGGCCGTGCCTAACCCATCTGAGGTCGTAACCGCTGCCGTTGGCACTCCGAGTGTTGCCGAGGCCGCAGCTTTACTAGCAGCTGCCGGAACTCTACTCGTGCCCAAACAGGTCATTCGCCAGGCAGGGCTGCCAGGAGCTGCAACCGTTGCCGTTGCCTTGGCTCACCAGGAATATACCGGTCGTACAGGTGAGCTGCTATTAGTCGGAACTGGACCGGGCAGCCTTGAGCAAGTAACGCCTGCGGCACGAGCAGCCCTAGTCCGGGCCGATGCTGTGATTGGCTACAGCCTCTACATCGAACTGATTCGGCCCCTGCTGCGTCCGGGGCAAATCATTGAAGCTCTACCCATCACGCAAGAGCGAGCGCGGGCCGAACGAGCGATTGAGCTTGCCCAGTGGGGCTTGAGTGTTGCCGTGGTATCTTCTGGCGACTGCGGCATCTACGGCATGGCGGGGTTAGTGCTAGAAGAATTACGCGCCCAAGGCTGGGATGGCAAAACTCCTGCCGTTGAAGTTATTCCCGGCATCAGCGCTCTACAGTCAGCTGCCTCCCGGTTGGGTGCTCCCCTGATGCAAGACTTCTGTGCCATCAGCTTGAGCGATCTGCTCACGCCTTGGGAGGCTATTCGTCGGCGTCTAGAGGCCGCGGCTCAGGCAGATTTTGTTACTGCCCTCTACAATCCTCGCTCACGCTCACGCCTTGAACCTCTAGCCGCTGCTCAACAAATTTTTTTGCAGCACCGAGAGCCGACTACCCCTGTTGCTTTGGTGCGCTCGGCCTATCGGGATTCAGAACAAATTACCCGCACCACTCTGAAAGACCTAAGTTTAGAGGCGGTAGACATGCTGACCCTGGTGTTAATCGGTAACCGCACGACCCGCTTCTATGGCGACTGGCTGATCACCCCACGTGGCTACCTGGGATTTGAGCCATGA
- a CDS encoding mechanosensitive ion channel family protein: protein MGTVRAVYLQLTALLLVIALPVSAQSRDIQQRAVNLDGREVFEVSASTDNLQQRVENIEESLSQVVEQGIEPNKLNVTQATDPDSGLPVVRVNGQYLLTVTTLDAESEGTSLTARANQITDRVETALRQAYQERQPQVLVQRAIIAAGLTLLALFSSYMLERLRRRVQDKLNRCDAQMQETKSQLYPLATSPVSIRDVNEPVSADRQLSLQLNSQAGSQADINVDAVVAQTTLLQHRRRQHLVLDLTYWAIRLAQASVWLTWLLLTTGLFPQTRTVQRLALEIARGPAIRLLGIGIGTYLSMRVTSTITDRAFDAIREGRLFAPESSARLILRVNTFSSAVKGVLAVVVSAVGILVALSTLGVNVGPILAGAGILGVAVSLGSQSLIKDYINGFFILVEDQYGVGDVIAVNSISGLVENMNLRITQVRNSEGTLITVPNGEIKVVENLSNGWSRVDLSIQVAYGSDVDQVLALIKNLGQQMWQEQPWSHQILEEPSVLGVDGFGDDSITIRVWIKTIPLKQWEVAREFRRRLKNAFEAEGVSIPYPRRSLWIRNLPSEFSLDGSLDGGGQHQPERSNSQWKT, encoded by the coding sequence ATGGGAACGGTGCGCGCAGTCTACCTGCAGCTCACAGCTCTACTGCTGGTCATTGCTCTGCCTGTCTCGGCCCAGAGCCGTGATATTCAGCAACGTGCAGTTAATCTGGATGGGCGCGAGGTATTTGAGGTCAGTGCCTCCACTGATAACTTGCAGCAACGCGTCGAGAATATTGAAGAGAGCCTCAGCCAGGTGGTTGAGCAAGGCATTGAGCCCAACAAGCTCAACGTGACCCAGGCTACGGATCCAGACAGCGGTTTACCGGTGGTTCGAGTCAATGGTCAGTACCTGCTGACCGTTACGACCCTGGATGCCGAAAGTGAAGGCACCAGTCTGACTGCTCGTGCTAATCAAATCACTGACCGAGTTGAAACTGCACTCCGGCAGGCCTATCAGGAGCGGCAACCGCAGGTCTTGGTACAACGGGCGATTATCGCGGCTGGTCTGACGCTGCTAGCCTTGTTCAGCAGCTATATGCTGGAGCGATTGCGCAGGCGCGTTCAGGATAAGTTGAACCGCTGTGACGCGCAGATGCAGGAGACCAAGTCGCAACTTTACCCACTTGCCACTTCCCCAGTTTCCATTCGCGACGTTAATGAACCGGTCTCAGCCGATCGACAGCTCAGTCTCCAACTCAACTCCCAGGCTGGCTCTCAGGCAGATATTAATGTTGATGCGGTTGTTGCTCAAACGACTCTGCTGCAACATCGCCGCCGTCAACACTTAGTTCTGGACCTGACCTATTGGGCAATCCGTCTCGCCCAAGCCAGCGTTTGGTTGACTTGGTTACTGCTCACCACAGGTTTATTTCCTCAGACACGGACGGTACAACGGTTAGCTCTGGAAATTGCCCGAGGTCCAGCTATCCGTCTACTTGGCATCGGCATTGGTACTTACCTAAGCATGCGGGTCACCAGCACCATCACTGACCGAGCCTTTGATGCCATTCGCGAAGGTCGGCTGTTTGCCCCAGAGTCGTCTGCACGCCTGATCTTGCGTGTGAATACCTTTTCCAGTGCTGTCAAAGGCGTGCTCGCAGTTGTCGTTTCCGCCGTGGGCATCCTAGTTGCGCTCTCAACCTTAGGGGTTAATGTTGGACCGATTTTGGCTGGTGCTGGCATCTTAGGGGTTGCCGTCTCTTTGGGCTCGCAGAGCTTGATCAAGGACTACATCAACGGCTTTTTCATCTTGGTCGAAGACCAATATGGAGTCGGCGATGTGATTGCGGTAAATAGCATTAGTGGCTTAGTCGAAAACATGAACCTGCGCATTACACAGGTGCGCAACAGCGAGGGAACCTTGATTACGGTTCCAAATGGTGAAATTAAAGTTGTCGAGAACCTCTCTAACGGCTGGTCGCGAGTGGACTTGAGCATCCAAGTCGCCTACGGATCCGATGTCGATCAGGTGCTTGCTCTGATTAAGAACTTGGGCCAACAGATGTGGCAAGAGCAGCCCTGGTCACATCAGATTCTGGAAGAGCCTAGCGTCTTGGGGGTCGACGGTTTTGGCGACGATAGCATCACGATTCGGGTCTGGATTAAAACCATACCGCTCAAGCAGTGGGAGGTCGCTCGCGAGTTTCGTCGTCGCCTGAAGAACGCTTTTGAGGCGGAAGGCGTTAGCATTCCCTATCCTCGCCGCTCTCTATGGATTCGCAATCTACCGAGTGAGTTCTCGCTAGATGGCTCGCTGGATGGGGGCGGTCAGCATCAGCCTGAACGGTCCAATTCCCAATGGAAGACTTAA
- a CDS encoding RimK/LysX family protein, whose amino-acid sequence MKTLGWREYVDLPELGIYQLKAKIDTGAQSSSLHVSAVTVLDHDVGGREYIELTVPLASHDAPTLIARAWVSRYTWVKNTGGVRQKRRVIETLLCLGGECIVMPLTLSDRSAMSHRMILGRTALAGHFLVDVSCEFLISPIPVPNS is encoded by the coding sequence ATGAAAACCTTGGGCTGGCGGGAGTATGTTGATCTACCGGAATTAGGGATCTATCAGCTCAAAGCCAAAATTGACACAGGGGCTCAATCTTCATCGCTCCATGTCTCCGCCGTAACCGTACTCGACCACGATGTCGGAGGCCGTGAATACATTGAGCTCACTGTGCCCCTAGCCAGCCATGATGCCCCTACGCTAATCGCTCGGGCCTGGGTGAGCCGCTACACTTGGGTCAAAAATACAGGTGGGGTTCGGCAGAAGCGCCGCGTGATCGAAACGCTCCTCTGTCTGGGCGGAGAATGTATTGTCATGCCCCTCACCCTCAGTGATCGCAGTGCTATGAGCCATCGGATGATTCTGGGCCGCACTGCCCTGGCAGGACATTTTCTTGTAGATGTCAGCTGTGAGTTTCTGATCTCGCCGATTCCAGTTCCAAATAGCTAA